The stretch of DNA CGTGTAGCATGACGCCCCCCGAAAACTCAACGAAACCAAAAAGACAAAGGAGGAGGCGAAAAGAATGTCCTGCCGTGGATCAAGTAGGGAGAAAaccgcggccgcgtccttgtcgactgctgccgctgccgctgctgctccgtgACGTGTCGACTCAGCCGCTTCTTTAGAGCAGGTAGTAAgctgccgcgacggcaaaggccagGCCAAGACccgaggcgacgatgctgtgTCCGCTGTTGACGGGGACGTGGGTAGGCTTGCCCGGGTGGCCGCCGGGGTTGGTGGGCTTGCCGGGGTTGTTGGTGGGCTTCCCAGGGTGACCAGGGTGACCGGGGTGGCCTGGGTGGCCGGGCTTCTCGGTCTTGTGGGGAGGCGGGTGGTGAGGCTTGTGAGGCATGGTCGAGTTGTGGCCGTGCTTGGGGGGCGGGTGCGGGTGTCCCGGCTTGCCCGTGGTGCAAGGGCTCGTGggcttcttggtcttggtgTGGTGAGGGCACTTGGGGTTGTGGTGATCGCAGCTGGTCATGGTGTGCGTCTTGGTGACCTTGGTCTTGCTGGTGGGCTTGGGCGGGCACGGCGTCTTGGTCGGCTTGGGCGGGCACTTGCAGCAGCCGGGCTCCTTGCAGCCGCAGCTGTGGCAGCCCAGGTCGGCctcgttgttgttgttgacgaCCTCGTGCATCCGGTGACGGTCAGCCTGGAGTTCGGGGATCCTggccggcgcctcctcgcgACCCTCGCGTTGCTCACGCTCACGGTCCTCGCgagcctcgcgctgctcaCGCTCGCGATCTTCGCGAAGCTCACGGACCTCGCGGTCCTTGCGGCCCTCACGCTCGCGGTCTTCGCGGCCTTCACGCTGCTCGCGTTCACGCTCGCGGTCTTCACGACCCTCGCGTTGCTCGCGCTGCTCACGCTCGCGGTCTTCACGGCCCTCGC from Purpureocillium takamizusanense chromosome 6, complete sequence encodes:
- a CDS encoding uncharacterized protein (SECRETED:SignalP(1-21~SECRETED:cutsite=VTS-QQ~SECRETED:prob=0.3658)~TransMembrane:1 (n6-16c21/22o345-365i)) — encoded protein: MHAKPVAVLALAGAAAAVVTSQQVPKDDLMRALAQSEAREFGRRSVDDDDKVPRVRVEEVKVEEREREEREGRQSREDRKRERERLREIKRRRKELQREQRERERKREREGREDREREQREQREGREDREREREQREGREDREREGRKDREVRELREDREREQREAREDREREQREGREEAPARIPELQADRHRMHEVVNNNNEADLGCHSCGCKEPGCCKCPPKPTKTPCPPKPTSKTKVTKTHTMTSCDHHNPKCPHHTKTKKPTSPCTTGKPGHPHPPPKHGHNSTMPHKPHHPPPHKTEKPGHPGHPGHPGHPGKPTNNPGKPTNPGGHPGKPTHVPVNSGHSIVASGLGLAFAVAAAYYLL